Below is a window of Dictyostelium discoideum AX4 chromosome 1 chromosome, whole genome shotgun sequence DNA.
ttttactatttacatttttactatttacaTTTTGTCCATCTTTATAggtactactactattattattattattattaatagtattattattattattattattattattattattattattattattattattattattaatagtattattattattattaatattattattaatattattattattattaatatcattatcacTATTGTTATCTAAATCATCGAccacttttatttttctctttttatatacctttattttatttctttttaaaatatgagTGATATAAGGAAATGAAGCATCCAcattatgttttttatttaaataatcttgaATTTCATCTAATGTTATCAATTCACTGcctatattattttcttcattatttttaacaataCAACTGTCatcacttttattattattattattattattattattattattattattattattattattattattattattattattattattattattattattattattattattattattattattattattattattattattattattattattattattattattattattagtagtaaGCATTGTTTGGTCAGTTGCagaagaattaaaaactGTAGAGCTTTCATTAGGTGTATGTGTAGTTATAATACTTGAGCTTTCATCACTTTGATTAGTGATTTTCAATGCATccttaaaattattactcttgttatcatttttattgttattgttattgttattaatactttgttgttgttgttgctgctgttggtgttgttgttgttctttttctttttctttttctttttctttttctttttctttttttttttctttttctttttcttttccattttctttttcttttcctttttcattttctatttcattttctttttcatcaatttgcaaattgttttgttgattttcttcatcatcttcatcttctccataatcatcaatttcttcattattatttttattataattattattattattattattattattattattattattattattattattattattattattattattattattattattattattattattattattattattattattattaccactatcGTAATAttcatcatcctcatcatcttcatcatcatcttcatcatctaatGAATGATTTTGGTctgattgattatttttatcagttgaaataataatttgttttggaTTATTTCTAAGAATCCATTGAATCATTTCTTGTTCTAATTTTGAATCTACTTTTTTCTTTCTACCTTGTTTTTTTGCCCTCTCCTTTATTGATACACTATCCATTGGTTTTTTAATCCATCTCCTTATTGTTGTTTCATTTATTCCATATTTCTTTGCCACATGAGAAATTGGTGAACCTTCTTTAACCTCTTGTAATATTTGTTGTGAAAATCCTGATTTAGTCATTATCATATAttattgaataataaaacatataTAGGtgtatatatgtatatatatttatatttatatatataaatatatgtatataaattatatatatattatatttgaaaattaaaattattttttttttttttttttttttgttaaactTTGCACCTCTTTTGTGTagaggttttttttttttttaataaaaaattttttttgaaaattttattaaaactcgattttttttttttttttttttttttttttttttttttttttttttttttttttttttgtttttttatttttgttattttgaTTGTTAATAGTTgtattgttttttgtttttttttcttttatttttgttattttcctcaaatttaaaaaagaaagaaaaaataaaatcaaagatcatttaaattttacaattgTGGAtaacttcaaaaaaaaaaaaaaaataaaaaataaaaaaaaaaaaaaaaagaaaaataaatggTTAAATAAATCCAAATTAGGTTTTGTTCAAAAAAATCCCTATCGTATTTTcactattatttacaatatgGATATTTAttgtagttttttttttatattttttttttttttttttttttaatttataatttttatttattttttttttgtttttttattttttttttttattatttttgtttttttttttttaattggtgtttAAGGAATTTCATTGATTTTCATACCatagtaaatttttttttttttttttaatatttttttatttttttttttatttttttttttttttcgaaattttttttttttaaaatttttttttttttttttttttttttgattttcatatTCCAACACAACCTATACTTCATCACATAATGTCcaaaattgttaaatttttaaaagagttAGCTACTCCATCTCACTCTATGGAATTTTTCCATAAACCAGCATCAAACTCTTTACTTGATGCATCAGAACTCAATTTTGTTAgaagaaatattaaaagaggtaataaatcatcaactttttttattttttttattttacatcACCCCTCCTCTCAAAAACAATTACCCATcgtttaattaatgaatcaaaataaaaggaaatgaaatgaataatagatagaaaaaataatcaaaaaataatcaaaaaataataataataataataataataataataataataataataataataataataataataataataataataataataataataataataataataataaaatatgtaaagtaaataaattacaattagcaccaatcatttttttgtaaaaataaaaaaataaaaagcaaaaaaacAGAAAACAACTAGGATAAattgtggaaaaaaaaaaaaaaaaaaaaaattaataacttAAACCCTTATAATAATTCTATacatgataaaattaataatagtcaCATAActaacttttattttattattattgttattattattattttttttcatttatttccCAATAAACAGAGGATTTCGGTCATGAAGTCTTAACAGGTGCTTTTGGTACATTAAAATCACCAGTTATTGTTGAATCAATTTTCCATAGCAGAATTGTTGCCTGTGaaggtggtgatggtgaagaACATGATATTCTCTTCCATACTGTTGCTGAAAAGAAACCAACCATTTGTTTAGATTGTGGTCAAGTTTTCAAACTTAAACACATTAGCTCTGAAGGCGAAGTTATGTACTACTAAACTTAAtcacataataataataataataactaaaaaatactatataaaaaaaaaaaaaaaaaaaataaacaattaaaaaaaaaaaaaaaaaaactttaatttaTCTCTTTTggatatgaaaaaaaaaaaaaaaaaaaaatagattttttaaatgttttatcggttataaacaaattaaattttcaatttttttattttctaaacaaaaattataaaaatataatatctatattaaaattaaaatcaccccttttccaaaataaaaaaaaataaaaaaaattaaataaagtctgaatttaatttaatttagagATTTAAAACCATTCCATTTAAaatctttcatttttaaaagggtttagtttgttttgtttttttttttttttttgttgttttttttatttctttattttataataaataaataataataataataccaaccaattaaagtaataaataaaaaaaaaaaaaaaaaaaattaaaataggttgttgtttttttttgtaaaagaaaaagtGGATTCGAAACGAAAAGAAACTTCTTTTTAAGCCTGGtgagttttaatttttatttttcttatttttttttattttttttattttttttttcactttttttcaCACAACACTCGCACTACTACggtattaaaaatttgatcactgattttttttactttcacaatttttattttaatatttatttttttttaccatatTTTGTGAAATTactaagaaaaaaaaaaaaaagattggcatttaaaattttaataatactataattattatagttattattataatttattttatttttatttttaatttaatttaatttattttattttatataaaaaaaaaaaaaaaaaaaaaaaaaaaaaaaaaaaaaaaaaaaaaaaaaaaaaatatggaatcaaatgaaatatcaaaaaatcaTGTAACACCAATGCCatggaaaaaattaattggtgcatatgttttattattatgtgaAGCCatttcaacatcatcattttttacatatatatcaccatttataattttcCTGGGAGTTACAGATAAAGCAGAATTGGTGGGATATTATGCAGGATTTATAGCAAGTAGTTTTTCAGCAGCCcaatttttatcatcatttttttggGGTAAAATGGCAGATAGACTTGGACgtaaaccaattttaatatttggtaGTGTTGGATCTGTAATATCATTACTTTGTATTGGTACTAGTAAATCATTGGTAATGTTAATTTTATCACGTTCAATCAATGGTTTATTAAATGGAAATATTGGTGTAGTAAAAACTTACATTGGTGAGTGCACAGATAAAACCAATCAAGTTGAAGCATTTGGTTGGGTTGGTTTAACATGGGGTTTAGGTTCAATTTTAGGTCCATCAATTGGTGGTTTATTAGCTGATCCTGTGAAAAATATGTCTTCAATTTTCAAAggttcaaaattatttgaattatttccattctttttaccaaatttaGTTATTGCATTTTTGACTATCATTGGTTGTGTTTTCACTCAACTTTACATGAAAGAAACTTTAGGTatgaaaaaatcaaaaactatGATTGGATTAACAAGTTTGAAAACTTCACCATCAATGGTTAAATTCtctgataaaattgaaactattgaaccaattaatCTTTCAACTGGTGGatttgaagaagatgatgattataataatgatgaaaatcataatattaaatcaattttaagaAATGGTTCAagtgaaattaatatttcaaattcatctgAATactcaattgaaaatattgatacaGGTTCAATATTAACAGTTGGTACAGTTGTATTAGATGAGGATGAAACTgaacaaatgaaaaaaaatatattaaattcaattcaaaaacAAGAACAAATTACAATTGActcaacaacaccatcaacaacaccatcaacaacaccatcatcaccaccgccatcatcatcatcaagtCTTAAACCTTCCTTATCAGTTTTTGAAGATATGGCATTAACTGATAATAATACACATTTCTTAAAAAGATcatattcaaaattaaaattaaaatttttcaaatcaaaagATTATAAAATGTTGAATACAAAAAGTAATGATAATACAAATTCTCCAATTGAAGAAGGAGGTGCAAGAGGAGGTGAGGAAGGGTTGGAAgaatctaaaaatatatttaaagataaatcaaTCATGAAAACTGTATTAATTTATGCGACAGTTGGATTTATTTACACAATGCTTGATGAAGTATTTCCATTATGGGCATTCGCACAAGTTTCAAGTGGTGGTTTATCAATGACAAGTGGTACAGTTGGTGTTTGTGGTATTATTGGTGGTGCAagtataatttttattcaattatttcttATAAAACCAGTAACAAGAAAACTTGGTTTAATTCAAACTTTTATTTATGGTTGTTCAATTGCTTTTTGCTCTTTTCTATCTTATCcacttttaaatttcataCGAGCGCCTcatgaatcaatttcaagTGTAACACAAGATATAATATTTTGGGTTTCAGTTACAATTGTAATTTCAATTAGAAATATTGGTgctcaattaatttttacacCAATTATGgctttaattaataatagtgcTAAAATTGCTGTTAGAGGTAGTGCAAATgggtaaatattttttttttttaatatatataaattaattttatattaattattttatttttatttttttagtttggGTCAATCATTGGTTGCAGCCACTAGAACAGTTGCACCAACTTTAGGTGGAACTATTTTATCATGGAGTTTAACAAATGGACTTCCATTTcctttaaattttttctttccttttattttaatgagTATTTGCACAATAATTCCAATTATTACTTCAAAGTTCTTTTTCCCactttctttaaattctccaattaatgaagatgataataataatgatgatttagAGGAAAATCAAATACCAACATTcgaataattaataataataataaaaaaaaaaaaaaaaaaaaaaaaaaaagaaatttaaaaaaaaaaaaaaaaaaaaaaaaaaaaaatcaattaatcgCAAATtgatagttttttaaatattggatttttttaatatctttaaataattaaagtcAATGAAAATTTCCTttaccaatattattaatttataaaaataaaattaaaattttttttttttttttttttattcataaaaataaaataaaaataaaataaaatccttAAAAagttattgtttattaataagttgtaataataaacaatatttaataatcattttcaaattattttaaaataatcctTAATTGACTactcattttttaaaaaatatcttcttttactatatatatatatatataaaaatataaaacaaaaacaaacacaaaaaaaaaaataatttaattaaacaaattattttaattctcAAAATATTATccagaat
It encodes the following:
- the cxeA gene encoding cytochrome c oxidase subunit V yields the protein MSKIVKFLKELATPSHSMEFFHKPASNSLLDASELNFVRRNIKREDFGHEVLTGAFGTLKSPVIVESIFHSRIVACEGGDGEEHDILFHTVAEKKPTICLDCGQVFKLKHISSEGEVMYY